The Methanosphaera cuniculi genome segment TCCCCTTCAACTAGACATTTTCCAACAAGATGTGTGGTTGAACGTACTTCTCCAAAACGTTGATATCCATAATAGTTAGGAACACCAGTTTGTTTTAGAGATTCAAGCACTTCTTGTGCTATTTCTACATCTTCTGATGGGTTGTTAGTATTTCTTATGTTTATTTTAAATTTGTTTCCTTTTAGTTGTCCCATTCTTAGCTTTTTTTCATTTGCTTTAATATCTAGTATTTCAACATTATGTAATATTTCATTAAAATCAGGTAGTTCTTCTGGTGTTATATTACTTATACATAGCCATTGTCGGGTTATGGCACTACGATCTTTCATTCCTGCAAATCCTGTTCTTTTACGACTTAGATGCATTGCTTTTGCCATATCTAGTACTACATCTAGTGTTGTTCTTCCATTTTTCTGGATTTGTATCCATGTATTTTGTCCTTTTCCTGATGGAAGTTGTAGTGGTACTTCTTCTACATAGAAATCTTCGTTTGATTGGCGTATTTTTCCACCTGTTGGCTTTGTATCTGTTATGAATGTTTCTACATTTAACATGTTTTTCTTGATTCTCCCATTTTTTTGTAATTAAAAACTTTATAATAATATGAATAAAAAATTAGTTTCTTTTATAATTATTAATTAATACAAAAAGATTAAAAAAGTATATTTTCTCATTTTATTTTTAGAAAAAAAAAATAATAAATATCAATAAAGAAAAAAGCATACTCCATCATGTGGTAATTTCTTTTATTATTCTTCTTTCTTTATCTTTTTTTTATGTGTATCTTGAAGCTATATAATCTGGTTCATAACCTGAATCATCATATGAACTACCACCACTACTACTACTTGAACTTGAAGATGAACTTGGTCTACTATGTGATGAGGATGATCCTCCATTATGGTAGTTTGATGATGGTCGTCTATTACTACTTATACTACTGCTACTTGAAGTTGTAGATTGTTGAGTTGATGATGATACACTTTGTGATGATTGAGCATTTTGTTGTGAATTTGAAGATTCACTATTACTTGTTTTTGTATTTTCATTTGCTACATTACTTGTTGTTATGTTTGTTTCATTAGTATCATTTGTACTATTATTATCAATTAATGTTAATGTCTGATTTGTTGTTGTTGGCACATTTATTTGTATTATTGCATTTACAGCTATTAATGATAATATGATAATTATTGGACATAATACTAAGATGAAAAGTTTTCTATCTTCCATAACTATCAACTACATCTTTCAATTTTTTTATATACTATTTATTTTTGTAGAAATTTAAATTAATATTTTTCTAAAAAAAAAGAGATCTTTTGTAAAAAAAAATACAAAAATAAAAAAAGGGAGGTTAAAAAGAATAGAATTTAAATACTATTCTATTGCTAGTTTTGTTGTCATACGTGCTGTATTATACCGGTTATTTTCACCTGATACAATAGTTAAATCATATTGACTGTTTTTATACTGTGTTAAGTCCATGTTTATTTTTATTATTCCATTTTGTGATGTTGTATGTGTTATTGTTTTTCCATTTAGTTTTACTGCTACTTTTGTATTTCCTGCTATGTTATTGTTTTGATCATCTGTTAGTTTTACTGTGATTGTTGTGTTATTTGTTCTTTTTACATTTGTTGTTTCTATTGTTATTTTTGGTGTTGTTTTTGTTATTGTTAGTGTTGCATCACTTGTTGATTTTTCAGTCATACTATTTCCACCATATACTGCTGTTATTGTATAGTTTTTAGCTGATAGTTTTGATGAATCAACTGTAAGTTGTGCAATACCATTATTAATATCCACTACACCTTGTGTTTTACCATTAAGTTTTATTGCAACTTTACCACTTGTTTGGATATTACCTTCTTCATCAAGAACAATAGCACTAATTGTGGTTTTACCATTGTCACTTATAATATTAGGAAGAAGAATGTTACTATCTAGTTTACTTATAAGTTGAGATACACTTGTATTTGTTACTACTTTTAATTGAGTATCTCTTACTATAACTGTTACTATTAATTTATCTCCTTCTTTTCCTGTAATTGTATAGTTTATACTTGCATTTTCAGTTTTTTGAGTTTCTACTGTTCCTATTTCTTTTCCATTTACAATGAATGTGAAATTTCCACCTTTAAATGTAAAGTCCACAGGTCTTGCAGTTAAAGTTATTGTTTGATGAATTTTTAAAGGAAGACCATTACTATTTATTCCTATGTATGATCCAAGATTTGAAACACTATTATAGTTTTCTGATATTATATTGTTTTGTGGTGCATTATCATCATCTGTTTTTTGGTAAACTCCATTGTCTCCTTTATAAGTTGTTGAAGATAGTGCATTATATTTTATTTCATTTTCAAATCCATTTAAAATTTCAACTGGATATGCTTCTCCAGTAAAAGTAATGGAATTTCCTTCAAGTATGTTATGACTTGAGTTTATAATTGAAATAGGTGTCATATTTAAGGTAGAAAATGAAATACGAAGTCCAAATATTTTATTGTAGTTTGAATTATTCTCTAATATTAATGCTTTTTCTTTTAAACCTTCAAATCGAGCATTATATATAATATTATTTGATGAATTAGAAAATAAGAATCCTACATTCTTAGTTCTACTTGATACAATGGTTGATGTTATTATATTGTTATAATTTGAATTATTTAATATTATTCCATAACCTGTATCCATTGCAAGTATTACTGTACTTTGTACTCTTCCTGATATGTTTAGGTAGTTTTTATCTGCATTGTCTAGTTTTATTGCTGTTGAGTTAGTAAAGTTATTTGCTTTCATTGATCCTATTGTTATACTGTTTTGTTTTCCTGTAATTTTAAGTAATGTTATATTTGCATTGTTTTCTTGATTTGTTGTTGATATATCAGTTATGCTTATGTTGTTATTGTTTCCATTTAGTGTTATTAGTGTAATGTTTTCATTTATGGTATTTTGCATATTTATTTTTGGAATATTGATATTACAATTATTTGCATTTATTATTAGTTTTGTATTATCATATCCTTTCATATAGATATTTGTTATGTTTGTGTTTTTTGCATTTACTATGATTGTTGTATTTATTAGTGATAATACATCATTTCCTATTAAATTTACTGGTCTTGTGATGTTTAATACTCTATTATATAAGTTTCCTGTTAGTGTTATATTTGCACCTGTAGGTATTTCATCTCTTAATACTCCATTTTCATCAAAGAATCCATCATATGTGTAATCATTTAGTAATAAGTTTTTATATGATTTTACAGGAGTGTTGTCTATTACTACTATGTAATTATTATTTTCTTTTAGTACTGAATCATCCCCAAGTTTAAGAGCATATAAAACGTTATTTTCTATAATACTTTTTGATGATTTTTCATCTATTTTTATCGTGTTTTCTGTTGTGGTTATTATACTATTATTTGCTATTAATATTTCTTCTGCACTATTTAGTATTATTGGTGCTTGATTTATATTTGTGTTTACTGTTATATTAGATAATGTTATATCAATTTTACTTGTATTATTTAGATTTATTGCAATAATGTTATTACCATTAAGATTCATCACTAATCCAAGTAATTGCATGTTTGTTGAGTTGTTTACTTGGATTCCTGTAATATTTTTACTCATTATGTTTGTGAAATTTGTTTCTCTAATTGCCATATTTTCACATGAATTTAGTATTATTCCTGTATTATTCATAGTTGAAATCATATTTATTGTATTGGATTCTATATCATTATAGATACCTGTTGCTTTTGATGTTGTTATATTCATTGCAATTGTATTTTTTGCTGAAATTTGAATAGTATTCTCTGTTATTGATAATGTTTGATTTATCATATTAATTGCACATACATTGTTAAATCCTTTTATTTGAATTTTAT includes the following:
- a CDS encoding Ig-like domain-containing protein; translation: INNTKNNTITGNILIADLLVGDESVKTTTADADNITGNTPLYRNYVIDDTTYNTYFNNDGTINVPEDKPIHLLIGNLNNKTLILNNNKDITIMNYYEIILHNITIKTEGNTTLNLTNITITNTNQKPVLEIRGIKATITYTNLTTNNNIIIFENTQYISIRNNNFITNVTNDVKAISIKNVVNIDSYNNNITITANITQDNKEHTIVAIDGINLTSISYFNIIITNLNEVNDNIVGVNIVNPERYDNRLSVSKNKIQIKGFNNVCAINMINQTLSITENTIQISAKNTIAMNITTSKATGIYNDIESNTINMISTMNNTGIILNSCENMAIRETNFTNIMSKNITGIQVNNSTNMQLLGLVMNLNGNNIIAINLNNTSKIDITLSNITVNTNINQAPIILNSAEEILIANNSIITTTENTIKIDEKSSKSIIENNVLYALKLGDDSVLKENNNYIVVIDNTPVKSYKNLLLNDYTYDGFFDENGVLRDEIPTGANITLTGNLYNRVLNITRPVNLIGNDVLSLINTTIIVNAKNTNITNIYMKGYDNTKLIINANNCNINIPKINMQNTINENITLITLNGNNNNISITDISTTNQENNANITLLKITGKQNSITIGSMKANNFTNSTAIKLDNADKNYLNISGRVQSTVILAMDTGYGIILNNSNYNNIITSTIVSSRTKNVGFLFSNSSNNIIYNARFEGLKEKALILENNSNYNKIFGLRISFSTLNMTPISIINSSHNILEGNSITFTGEAYPVEILNGFENEIKYNALSSTTYKGDNGVYQKTDDDNAPQNNIISENYNSVSNLGSYIGINSNGLPLKIHQTITLTARPVDFTFKGGNFTFIVNGKEIGTVETQKTENASINYTITGKEGDKLIVTVIVRDTQLKVVTNTSVSQLISKLDSNILLPNIISDNGKTTISAIVLDEEGNIQTSGKVAIKLNGKTQGVVDINNGIAQLTVDSSKLSAKNYTITAVYGGNSMTEKSTSDATLTITKTTPKITIETTNVKRTNNTTITVKLTDDQNNNIAGNTKVAVKLNGKTITHTTSQNGIIKINMDLTQYKNSQYDLTIVSGENNRYNTARMTTKLAIE